The proteins below come from a single Rhodococcus sp. WMMA185 genomic window:
- a CDS encoding gamma-glutamylcyclotransferase, with protein sequence MPIYAAYGSNMDPEQMLQRCPHSPMAGTGWLHGWRLTFSGEDFGWEGALATVVEDPDSKVFVVLYDVPEEDETRLDRWEGSELGLHRKIRVRVDVDGSSELAWLYVLDAYEGGLPSARYLGVMADAAEIAGAPADYVHDLRTRNSRNVGPGKD encoded by the coding sequence GTGCCAATTTATGCCGCCTACGGGTCGAACATGGATCCGGAGCAGATGTTGCAACGCTGTCCGCACTCGCCGATGGCAGGAACGGGTTGGTTACACGGCTGGCGCCTGACCTTCAGCGGTGAGGACTTCGGCTGGGAGGGCGCCCTCGCCACCGTGGTCGAGGACCCCGATTCCAAGGTGTTCGTCGTCCTGTACGACGTGCCCGAGGAAGACGAGACGAGGCTCGACCGATGGGAGGGCTCCGAACTCGGCCTGCACCGCAAGATCCGTGTACGCGTGGATGTCGACGGCAGCTCCGAACTCGCCTGGCTGTACGTTCTCGACGCCTACGAGGGTGGCCTGCCGTCCGCGCGCTATCTCGGGGTGATGGCGGACGCCGCGGAGATCGCCGGCGCACCTGCCGACTACGTGCATGACCTGCGCACCCGCAACAGCCGTAACGTCGGACCCGGAAAGGACTAG